From a region of the Labilithrix sp. genome:
- a CDS encoding right-handed parallel beta-helix repeat-containing protein: protein MRRVLFALVLVACSSEGSKASPDTDGGSTSPPGSDGGAPGGEEAGAPADGGVAANPCERPKPGPTTTGVPAGTKLTPSGTVTVTEDGAVVEDLDVSGEIVVKADNVTIRRVRITSGDYYPIRYDDHRGLLIEDSEIVGTSDAVTSAVSFAHYTARRVDVHGGADGFKADEDVLIEDCWIHDLRNGRGQHNDGVQSTGGKNVTLRHNVIAGASNACVQTGDENARVENLTIECNWLSGGGYTLNIRGKGATVPTGTKIIGNRFGRDHGYGPWTIDDPSPTIRDNVYDDDGTPIPYP, encoded by the coding sequence ATGCGTCGCGTGCTCTTCGCTCTGGTCCTGGTCGCGTGCAGCAGTGAAGGCTCGAAGGCGTCGCCCGACACGGACGGCGGCTCGACGAGCCCGCCGGGGAGCGACGGCGGCGCGCCCGGAGGCGAAGAGGCAGGCGCGCCCGCGGACGGCGGCGTCGCCGCGAACCCATGCGAGCGGCCGAAGCCGGGGCCGACGACGACCGGCGTGCCGGCGGGCACGAAGCTCACGCCGAGCGGGACGGTGACGGTGACCGAGGACGGCGCCGTCGTCGAGGACCTCGACGTCTCCGGGGAGATCGTCGTCAAGGCCGACAACGTCACGATCCGGCGCGTCCGGATCACGAGCGGCGACTACTACCCGATCCGCTACGACGATCATCGCGGGCTCCTGATCGAGGACAGCGAGATCGTCGGCACGTCCGACGCCGTCACGTCGGCGGTGTCGTTCGCGCACTACACCGCGCGCCGCGTCGACGTGCACGGCGGGGCGGACGGCTTCAAGGCGGACGAGGACGTCCTCATCGAGGACTGCTGGATCCACGATCTGCGGAACGGCCGCGGCCAGCACAACGACGGCGTGCAGTCGACGGGCGGCAAGAACGTCACGCTGCGCCACAACGTCATCGCGGGGGCGAGCAACGCGTGCGTGCAGACCGGGGACGAGAACGCGCGCGTCGAGAACCTCACGATCGAGTGCAACTGGCTCTCGGGCGGCGGCTACACGCTGAACATCCGCGGCAAAGGAGCGACCGTGCCGACGGGGACGAAGATCATCGGCAACCGCTTCGGGCGCGACCACGGGTACGGCCCGTGGACGATCGACGACCCGAGCCCGACGATCCGCGACAACGTCTACGACGACGACGGCACGCCGATCCCGTACCCGTGA
- a CDS encoding FKBP-type peptidyl-prolyl cis-trans isomerase, whose product MHLAAILLVSLALVGCSKKVEELPQTDFKPVSPPPPQGPKELVKEDVVVGWGPEAKEGDTVKVHYTGTLLNGTQFDSSVGKAPFSFQLGKGNVIKGWDQGVPGMKVGGKRKLTIPSELAYGENGSGDKIPPNSPLKFDVELLEIEGVDAGPPPKDAGADAATATATAKKDAG is encoded by the coding sequence ATGCATCTGGCCGCCATTCTCCTCGTCTCGCTCGCTCTGGTCGGTTGCTCGAAGAAGGTCGAGGAGCTGCCGCAGACGGACTTCAAGCCGGTGTCGCCGCCGCCGCCGCAGGGGCCGAAGGAGCTCGTGAAGGAGGACGTCGTCGTCGGGTGGGGGCCCGAGGCGAAGGAGGGCGACACGGTGAAGGTCCACTACACCGGCACGCTCCTCAACGGGACGCAGTTCGACTCGTCGGTCGGGAAGGCGCCGTTCTCGTTTCAGCTCGGCAAGGGCAACGTGATCAAGGGCTGGGACCAGGGCGTCCCGGGGATGAAGGTCGGCGGCAAGCGCAAGCTCACGATCCCGTCCGAGCTCGCGTACGGCGAGAACGGCTCCGGCGACAAGATCCCCCCCAACTCACCGCTCAAGTTCGACGTCGAGCTCCTCGAGATCGAAGGCGTCGACGCCGGCCCGCCGCCGAAGGACGCCGGCGCGGACGCCGCGACCGCGACCGCGACCGCGAAGAAGGACGCCGGATAG
- a CDS encoding L,D-transpeptidase has translation MTAPTGSATTSATTAAADGHDAGAGAAPIPPAYDGPYIGALYPQTPIMSDMEWPKKDEEAKKGDKGAVRIGYIRQGQKVPVNPEAHVKSNCKDGWYELVQGGFVCGRYASLDLKHPRFRLGPHMPSMTTPLPYEYGYNVAHGTPLYRTYPSREERLKLEPWLAPKPKPKPKPREEEEEETASYGDEQLDAGAIPLTLAKATSTTTITSTTTDPFGLGVDEAEAQQPWYLRQYDGGKPQITLDELKGEGPVARRMVKGFFVGLDKEMSEKGSRWWRTTANLYAPYERIYRHNSASRFHGVWLDEERPEAKALATVATAAAIAADAGVPAPPLTTRKATPDLCKPGSKSQVAIVTFYKAKRYNLSASRKAVTQDTNLSRHTVLKLTGDSVSINGASYDETDEGWWVKTSDVIKTNPGAPPKDLAPNEKWVDVNLKSQTLVMFEGDKPVFATAVSTGKEDKVDREKDHHTPTGQFRVREKHIAATMDGDVASDGPYSIEDVPWIMYFNGSYALHGAFWHNNFGRTQSHGCVNLAPQDAKSIFGWTEPKLPEGWHGVMSTPENQGTRVVVHE, from the coding sequence ATGACGGCTCCAACCGGCTCGGCGACCACGAGCGCGACCACTGCTGCGGCCGACGGTCACGACGCGGGCGCGGGCGCGGCCCCCATCCCGCCGGCCTACGACGGCCCGTACATCGGCGCGCTCTACCCGCAGACGCCGATCATGAGCGACATGGAGTGGCCGAAGAAGGACGAGGAGGCGAAGAAGGGGGACAAGGGCGCCGTCCGCATCGGGTACATTCGGCAGGGCCAGAAGGTCCCGGTGAACCCGGAGGCCCACGTGAAGAGCAACTGCAAGGACGGCTGGTACGAGCTCGTGCAGGGCGGCTTCGTGTGCGGCAGGTACGCGTCGCTCGATCTCAAGCACCCGCGCTTCCGTCTCGGCCCGCACATGCCGAGCATGACGACGCCGCTCCCGTACGAGTACGGCTACAACGTCGCGCACGGCACGCCGCTCTACCGCACGTACCCGTCGCGCGAGGAGCGCCTCAAGCTCGAGCCCTGGCTCGCGCCGAAGCCCAAGCCGAAGCCCAAGCCGCGGGAAGAAGAGGAAGAGGAGACCGCGTCGTACGGCGACGAGCAGCTCGACGCGGGGGCGATCCCGCTGACGCTCGCGAAGGCGACGTCGACGACGACGATCACGTCGACGACGACCGATCCCTTCGGCCTCGGCGTCGACGAGGCGGAGGCGCAGCAGCCGTGGTACCTGCGCCAGTACGACGGCGGCAAGCCGCAGATCACGCTCGACGAGCTCAAGGGCGAAGGCCCCGTCGCGCGGCGCATGGTGAAGGGCTTCTTCGTCGGCCTCGACAAGGAGATGAGCGAGAAGGGCTCGCGGTGGTGGCGCACGACCGCGAACCTCTACGCGCCGTACGAGCGCATCTACAGGCACAACTCCGCGAGCCGCTTCCACGGTGTGTGGCTCGACGAGGAGCGCCCCGAGGCGAAGGCGCTCGCGACGGTGGCGACCGCGGCCGCGATCGCGGCCGACGCGGGCGTCCCCGCGCCGCCGCTGACGACGCGCAAGGCGACGCCCGACCTCTGCAAGCCGGGCTCGAAGAGCCAGGTCGCGATCGTCACGTTCTACAAGGCGAAGCGCTACAACCTCTCCGCGTCGCGCAAGGCGGTGACGCAGGACACGAACCTCTCGCGTCACACCGTCCTCAAGCTGACGGGCGACAGCGTCTCGATCAACGGCGCGAGCTACGACGAGACGGACGAGGGCTGGTGGGTGAAGACGTCGGACGTCATCAAGACGAACCCGGGTGCGCCGCCGAAGGACCTCGCTCCGAACGAGAAGTGGGTCGACGTGAACCTCAAGTCCCAGACGCTGGTCATGTTCGAGGGCGACAAGCCGGTCTTCGCGACCGCGGTCTCCACCGGCAAAGAGGACAAGGTGGACAGGGAGAAGGACCACCACACGCCGACGGGCCAGTTCCGCGTCCGCGAGAAGCACATCGCGGCGACGATGGACGGCGACGTCGCGAGCGACGGCCCGTACTCGATCGAGGACGTGCCGTGGATCATGTACTTCAACGGCAGCTACGCGCTCCACGGCGCCTTCTGGCACAACAACTTCGGCCGCACGCAGAGCCACGGCTGCGTGAACCTCGCCCCCCAAGACGCCAAGAGCATCTTCGGCTGGACGGAGCCCAAGCTCCCCGAAGGTTGGCACGGCGTGATGTCGACCCCCGAGAACCAGGGCACCCGCGTCGTCGTCCACGAGTAG
- a CDS encoding PrsW family intramembrane metalloprotease, which yields MKRVLVALLCFLVLGLLGCETPGGQREPLATPFAGTKDVELTYEVVGAPIPAQGFGKDLRALVLARLGAAQIGADVDEDEAEGRPPRLHIVVDESLAPRVDELTTWTGTLLVLERDPTVVLAAPATSANLTRGGADGEVWYEGRRGDVLRAIETWTIDRDHKIVAEPIPSPSDGLAVLRWRTRVVRAAPRGELGDGAIVGWGGAPNIRVRAESGSPSAAVIDGVKDDPAGVVLARGRISLGAPAFANDALHVDFGEGAGAYARARRERILLATPRLPPLRRVDAVGLPPNRTLTIACLVVPILLSLGWLFFIRRFDRAHPEPMWLIGATFLLGAVSTVPAAFVEELLASSSHWLDPNLVTYGGQMFAFPLSFAVFTVVVGLTEEGAKRAASELAVRRAEFDEPVDGIVYGIVASLGFAAAENIRYFAIGRLNAPLVIARCFMSVPAHMFFGALWGYALGHTLVDPKTRRWAWIALAAACHGLFDALLSTDGAGILAVVLNLLLASAFVALVRRSLRHGPITDEMRAAAIAPEDRALFRVGRPLLFWASAVLLHALAFGIFVLGAYYQLSRHRPSMLFVVGSTVLLAPLILAALGVATALPLDVVVDSYGITFAGAARPWRKIRAYKRVRDHIEVDCEGGPLLLGPAPKATLEEIGAALKAHLGASGGQDRVNTLQSRK from the coding sequence ATGAAGCGGGTCCTCGTCGCGCTCCTCTGCTTCCTCGTCCTCGGCCTGCTCGGCTGCGAGACGCCCGGCGGCCAGCGCGAGCCGCTCGCGACGCCGTTCGCGGGGACGAAGGACGTCGAGCTCACCTACGAGGTCGTCGGCGCGCCGATCCCGGCGCAGGGGTTCGGCAAGGACCTCCGCGCGCTCGTGCTCGCGCGGCTCGGCGCGGCGCAGATCGGCGCCGACGTCGACGAGGACGAGGCGGAGGGCCGTCCGCCGCGCCTCCACATCGTGGTCGACGAGAGCCTCGCGCCGCGCGTCGACGAGCTGACGACGTGGACGGGCACGCTCCTCGTGCTCGAGCGCGATCCCACCGTCGTCCTCGCCGCGCCGGCGACCTCGGCCAACCTCACCCGCGGCGGCGCCGACGGCGAGGTCTGGTACGAGGGCCGCCGCGGCGACGTGCTGCGCGCGATCGAGACGTGGACGATCGATCGCGACCACAAGATCGTCGCCGAGCCGATCCCCTCGCCGTCCGACGGCCTCGCCGTCCTACGCTGGCGGACGCGCGTCGTGCGGGCGGCGCCGCGCGGCGAGCTCGGCGACGGCGCGATCGTCGGCTGGGGCGGCGCGCCGAACATCCGCGTCCGCGCCGAGTCGGGCTCGCCGTCGGCGGCGGTCATCGACGGCGTGAAGGACGATCCCGCCGGCGTGGTCCTCGCGCGCGGCCGCATCTCCCTCGGCGCGCCGGCCTTCGCGAACGACGCGCTCCACGTCGACTTCGGCGAGGGCGCCGGCGCCTACGCGCGGGCGCGGCGCGAGCGCATCCTCCTCGCGACGCCGCGCCTCCCTCCCCTCCGTCGCGTCGACGCGGTCGGGCTCCCGCCGAACCGAACCCTCACCATCGCGTGCCTCGTCGTCCCGATCTTGCTCTCGCTCGGGTGGCTCTTCTTCATTCGGCGCTTCGATCGCGCGCACCCCGAGCCGATGTGGCTCATCGGCGCGACGTTCCTCCTCGGCGCGGTCTCCACCGTACCAGCCGCGTTCGTCGAGGAGCTCCTCGCGAGCTCGTCGCACTGGCTCGATCCGAACCTCGTGACGTACGGCGGCCAGATGTTCGCGTTCCCGCTCTCTTTCGCGGTGTTCACGGTCGTGGTCGGCCTCACGGAGGAGGGGGCGAAGCGCGCGGCGAGCGAGCTCGCGGTCCGGCGCGCGGAGTTCGACGAGCCGGTCGACGGGATCGTCTACGGCATCGTCGCGTCGCTCGGCTTCGCGGCGGCGGAGAACATCCGCTACTTCGCGATCGGGCGCCTCAACGCGCCGCTCGTGATCGCGCGCTGCTTCATGAGCGTCCCCGCGCACATGTTCTTCGGCGCGCTCTGGGGCTACGCGCTGGGGCACACGCTCGTCGATCCGAAGACGCGGCGGTGGGCGTGGATCGCGCTCGCGGCCGCGTGCCACGGCCTCTTCGACGCGCTCCTCTCGACCGACGGCGCGGGGATCCTCGCGGTCGTCCTCAACCTGCTCCTCGCCTCCGCCTTCGTCGCGCTCGTGCGCCGCTCGCTGCGCCACGGCCCGATCACGGACGAGATGCGCGCCGCCGCGATCGCGCCCGAGGACCGCGCGCTCTTCCGCGTAGGGCGGCCGCTCCTCTTCTGGGCGTCGGCGGTCCTCCTCCACGCCCTCGCCTTCGGCATCTTCGTCCTCGGCGCGTACTACCAGCTCTCGCGCCATCGACCGTCGATGCTCTTCGTCGTCGGCTCGACCGTGCTCCTCGCGCCGCTGATCCTCGCCGCGCTCGGCGTCGCGACCGCGCTCCCGCTCGACGTCGTCGTCGACAGCTACGGCATCACGTTCGCAGGCGCCGCGCGGCCATGGCGGAAGATCCGCGCGTACAAACGCGTGCGCGATCACATCGAGGTCGACTGCGAGGGCGGCCCGCTCCTCCTCGGCCCCGCGCCGAAGGCGACGCTCGAGGAGATCGGCGCCGCGCTGAAGGCGCACCTCGGAGCGTCGGGCGGCCAGGACCGCGTGAACACGCTGCAGAGCCGGAAGTGA
- the pheA gene encoding prephenate dehydratase — MPGLADARKQIDSLDDRILELLAQRATVARDVAVVKRAAKVPVFHDPERERAVLDRLVTKGGKRFPPDAIRAVFREVMSACLSLEKPLRVAFLGPEGTFSQLAARRLFGLQAQYRECATIDAVFEATSSGDTTYGVVPFENSTEGAVSMTSDALLEGTLVIRQEYVLPISHCLLSQTPSLPKITTLYSHPQALGQCRSWIQKHLPRATVVQTTSTSAAAREAKADPRSAAIASDIAGELEGVPVVRANIQDRAENATRFVVLGREDAPPSGADRTTLAFGVRDQKGALRRVLSVFEDANVNLTRIESRPNRNRAWHYVFLVDVEGHRADAALASALKQVAKSTDFVKVIGSYPRAQ; from the coding sequence ATCCCGGGCCTCGCGGACGCTCGCAAGCAGATCGACTCGCTCGACGATCGCATCCTCGAGCTGCTCGCGCAGCGCGCGACCGTCGCGCGCGACGTCGCGGTCGTGAAGCGCGCGGCGAAGGTGCCGGTCTTCCACGACCCCGAGCGCGAGCGCGCGGTCCTCGATCGCCTCGTCACCAAGGGCGGCAAGCGCTTCCCGCCCGACGCGATCCGGGCCGTGTTCCGCGAGGTGATGAGCGCGTGCCTCTCGCTCGAGAAGCCGCTCCGCGTCGCGTTCCTCGGGCCGGAGGGCACGTTCTCGCAGCTCGCCGCGCGCCGGCTCTTCGGGCTCCAGGCGCAGTACCGCGAGTGCGCGACGATCGACGCCGTGTTCGAGGCGACGTCGAGCGGCGACACGACCTACGGCGTCGTCCCGTTCGAGAACTCGACCGAGGGCGCGGTCAGCATGACGTCGGACGCGCTCCTCGAAGGGACGCTCGTGATCCGGCAGGAGTACGTGCTCCCGATCTCGCACTGCCTCCTCTCGCAGACGCCGTCGCTCCCGAAGATCACGACGCTCTACTCGCACCCGCAGGCGCTCGGGCAGTGCCGCTCGTGGATCCAGAAGCACCTCCCCCGCGCGACGGTGGTGCAGACGACGTCGACGTCCGCGGCCGCGCGCGAGGCGAAGGCGGACCCTCGCTCCGCCGCGATCGCGTCCGACATCGCGGGCGAGCTCGAGGGCGTGCCGGTCGTGCGCGCCAACATCCAGGACCGCGCCGAGAACGCGACGCGCTTCGTCGTCCTCGGGCGCGAAGACGCGCCGCCGTCGGGCGCCGATCGCACCACCCTCGCCTTCGGCGTGCGCGACCAGAAGGGCGCGCTCCGCCGCGTGCTCTCCGTGTTCGAGGACGCGAACGTGAACCTCACCCGCATCGAGTCGCGGCCGAACCGGAACCGCGCGTGGCACTACGTGTTCCTCGTCGACGTCGAGGGCCACCGCGCCGACGCCGCCCTCGCGTCCGCGCTGAAGCAGGTCGCGAAGAGCACCGACTTCGTGAAGGTCATCGGGAGCTATCCGCGCGCGCAATGA
- a CDS encoding prolipoprotein diacylglyceryl transferase, with the protein MKPVLVLWLVRHGWPESLAPDYAMMVGLATLLGSVLVLRQAERDGARVHVQARAIVCAYFGALVGGYLFEWIRAVPDAIHAHSFAPIAFAGRAAYGGLIFGALAPAVYLRRRGDTFLDFLDRATLGMGIVFACVRFGCFLEGCDYGRPTASVLGVRFPAGSIAAEAHALAGWVPAGAPSLPVHATELYESAVGLLATCAALVPLRRGRRDGAAFATWLVVYAIGRFLIELLRGDVERGRYAMLSTAQWVSVAILAGIFFVTLARRRRLVVAAAAAAATMTALVVAPSTANAQEPKPAPLKPATAEEALPTTQAPAPVPASATGEPAAATATGEPAAATATGGPAAAAADQAVAPKPADAAVESPKRVTARLNLASSATIARPDVPSGWALELDVLYRLRLSEKSRIDVGVEGRRYVNVEATHWSIGVAADLVLIGGKHFELLFTFVPHHTWFDFESEFFTDTNAYGLRYGVGAQFPFGPVLFGLTPLAFTTTSSTTVGVISQYEPRLWAGASF; encoded by the coding sequence ATGAAGCCCGTGCTCGTCCTCTGGCTCGTGCGTCACGGTTGGCCGGAGTCGCTCGCGCCCGACTACGCGATGATGGTCGGCCTCGCGACGCTCCTCGGCTCGGTGCTGGTCCTGCGCCAGGCGGAGCGCGACGGCGCGCGCGTCCACGTGCAGGCGCGCGCCATCGTCTGCGCGTATTTCGGCGCGCTCGTCGGGGGCTACCTCTTCGAGTGGATCCGCGCGGTCCCCGACGCGATCCACGCGCACTCGTTCGCGCCGATCGCGTTCGCGGGGCGCGCCGCGTACGGCGGGCTCATCTTCGGCGCGCTCGCGCCGGCGGTGTACCTGCGCCGCCGCGGCGACACGTTCCTCGACTTTCTCGATCGCGCGACGCTCGGCATGGGCATCGTGTTCGCGTGCGTCCGCTTCGGGTGTTTCCTCGAAGGCTGCGACTACGGGCGGCCGACCGCCTCGGTCCTGGGGGTGCGCTTCCCCGCGGGGAGCATCGCGGCCGAGGCGCACGCGCTCGCGGGGTGGGTCCCCGCCGGAGCGCCGAGCCTCCCCGTGCACGCGACGGAGCTCTACGAGTCCGCGGTCGGCCTCCTCGCGACGTGCGCGGCGCTCGTGCCGCTCCGCCGTGGCCGTCGCGACGGCGCCGCGTTCGCGACCTGGCTCGTCGTCTACGCGATCGGCCGCTTCCTCATCGAGCTCCTCCGCGGCGACGTCGAGCGTGGCCGCTACGCGATGCTCAGCACCGCGCAGTGGGTGTCGGTCGCGATCCTCGCCGGCATCTTCTTCGTCACGCTCGCGCGCCGCCGCCGCCTCGTCGTCGCCGCGGCCGCCGCCGCCGCGACGATGACGGCCCTCGTCGTCGCGCCGTCGACCGCGAACGCGCAAGAGCCGAAGCCGGCGCCCCTGAAGCCCGCGACGGCGGAAGAGGCGCTCCCGACGACGCAGGCGCCCGCGCCCGTGCCCGCTTCCGCGACGGGCGAGCCGGCGGCCGCGACCGCGACGGGCGAGCCGGCGGCCGCGACTGCGACGGGCGGGCCGGCGGCGGCCGCCGCCGACCAGGCGGTCGCGCCGAAGCCGGCCGACGCGGCCGTGGAGTCGCCGAAGCGCGTGACGGCGCGCCTCAACCTCGCGTCGTCCGCGACGATCGCTCGCCCCGACGTGCCGAGCGGATGGGCCCTCGAGCTCGACGTGCTCTATCGTTTGCGGCTCTCGGAGAAATCGCGGATCGACGTCGGCGTCGAAGGTCGCCGCTACGTGAACGTCGAGGCGACCCACTGGTCGATCGGCGTCGCCGCCGATCTCGTGCTCATCGGCGGCAAGCACTTCGAGCTCCTCTTCACGTTCGTGCCGCATCACACGTGGTTCGACTTCGAGAGCGAGTTCTTCACCGACACGAACGCGTACGGCCTCCGCTACGGCGTCGGCGCGCAGTTCCCGTTCGGACCGGTCCTCTTCGGCCTCACGCCGCTCGCCTTCACGACGACGAGCTCCACGACCGTCGGCGTCATCTCGCAATACGAGCCGCGCCTCTGGGCCGGCGCCTCGTTCTGA
- a CDS encoding mechanosensitive ion channel family protein, with protein MRGDLTWGLGLFAAIVVVAGLVNRFRPAQRQQIRRLVILFLLHVAALGLHHGLAALGEDTWATRALVASELLKAFTLVNLGSTGIFAVLLPAAGVMLPMIASDLLVGVGYIGSTLGVLSTHGLNPSGALASAAVVSAVLAISLQSTLGNILGGVALQLDGSIKEGDWVQLADGKQGKVRAVRWRHTVLETRDWSTIIVPNALLLANNIMLLGKRDGKPTPQRMWLYFNVDFRYAPSKVIDAVNAALVNASIPNVARDPVANCVCIDFGREPGQQPQSFATYGVRYWVNDMGATDGTGSLVRTRVFTALRRADIPFAMPANTMWVQVEDDARKQRKRTERHEARVNALRSVPLFRSLTDEEIETLAEGLGHVIYTPGEVCTRQGAVAHWLYILAEGTVEIRTRFDPDGPGPMSERTTTLTKLTAPDVFGEMGLITGEPRTADVVAVTDVACFRLDRATFERVLLERPEIAQELSERLAHQRTELVGVREGLDETSMKKLEANERDRILKQIRSFFSM; from the coding sequence ATGCGAGGCGATCTGACCTGGGGCCTCGGGCTGTTCGCGGCGATCGTCGTCGTGGCGGGGCTCGTCAATCGGTTTCGGCCTGCCCAGCGGCAGCAGATCCGTCGCCTCGTCATCCTGTTCCTGCTTCACGTCGCCGCGCTCGGGTTGCACCACGGGCTGGCGGCGCTCGGAGAGGACACGTGGGCCACGCGCGCGCTCGTCGCGAGCGAGCTCCTCAAGGCCTTCACGCTCGTGAACCTCGGGTCGACCGGCATCTTCGCGGTGCTCTTGCCCGCGGCCGGGGTCATGCTCCCGATGATCGCGAGCGATCTCCTCGTCGGCGTCGGGTACATCGGCTCGACCCTCGGCGTCCTCTCCACCCACGGCCTGAACCCCAGCGGCGCGCTCGCGTCCGCCGCCGTCGTCAGCGCCGTGCTCGCGATCTCGCTCCAGAGCACCCTCGGCAACATCCTCGGTGGCGTCGCGCTGCAGCTCGACGGATCGATCAAGGAGGGCGACTGGGTCCAGCTCGCCGACGGCAAACAAGGCAAGGTGCGCGCGGTGCGCTGGCGGCACACCGTCCTCGAGACGCGCGACTGGTCGACGATCATCGTCCCGAACGCGCTCTTGCTCGCGAACAACATCATGCTCCTCGGCAAGCGGGACGGGAAGCCGACGCCGCAGCGGATGTGGCTCTACTTCAACGTCGACTTCCGCTATGCGCCGTCGAAGGTGATCGACGCGGTGAACGCGGCCCTCGTCAACGCGTCGATCCCGAACGTCGCGCGCGATCCGGTCGCGAACTGCGTCTGCATCGACTTCGGTCGCGAGCCCGGCCAGCAGCCGCAGAGCTTCGCGACCTACGGCGTGCGCTACTGGGTCAACGACATGGGCGCGACCGACGGCACCGGCTCGCTCGTGCGCACGCGCGTGTTCACCGCGCTCCGGCGCGCGGACATCCCGTTCGCGATGCCCGCCAACACGATGTGGGTCCAGGTCGAGGACGACGCGCGCAAGCAGCGGAAGCGGACGGAGCGCCACGAGGCGAGGGTGAACGCGCTCCGCAGCGTCCCGCTCTTCCGCTCCCTCACCGACGAGGAGATCGAGACCCTCGCCGAAGGCCTCGGCCACGTGATCTACACCCCGGGCGAGGTCTGCACCCGCCAGGGCGCCGTCGCGCACTGGCTCTACATCCTCGCCGAGGGCACGGTCGAGATCCGCACGCGGTTCGATCCCGACGGCCCCGGCCCCATGTCGGAGCGCACGACGACGCTGACGAAGCTGACCGCGCCCGACGTCTTCGGAGAGATGGGGCTGATCACGGGCGAGCCGCGCACGGCCGACGTCGTGGCGGTGACGGACGTCGCGTGCTTCCGCCTCGACCGGGCGACCTTCGAGCGCGTCCTCCTCGAGCGCCCCGAGATCGCGCAGGAGCTCTCGGAGCGGCTCGCGCACCAGCGCACGGAGCTCGTCGGCGTGCGCGAGGGCCTCGACGAGACCTCGATGAAGAAGCTCGAGGCGAACGAGCGCGATCGGATCTTGAAGCAGATCCGAAGCTTCTTCAGCATGTGA